A window of the Virgibacillus pantothenticus genome harbors these coding sequences:
- a CDS encoding DUF4111 domain-containing protein, with protein sequence MVTLYRGKTVDGPNKEDVIPPIDKKYFMYSISSDIKDAQTAIIQSPVYYSLNLCRALYYFREGVIASKLEGGKWAKQIISDNWKPLINLTLDHYQQKLTNPSWDQEHLVNFATYMLKKIGLE encoded by the coding sequence GTGGTAACGCTCTATAGAGGAAAGACTGTTGACGGTCCAAATAAGGAAGATGTTATTCCGCCAATCGATAAAAAGTATTTCATGTATTCTATAAGCAGTGATATAAAAGACGCACAAACTGCTATAATACAGTCTCCAGTCTATTATAGTTTAAATTTATGTCGTGCACTTTACTATTTTCGGGAAGGTGTGATAGCTTCCAAGCTAGAAGGAGGCAAATGGGCGAAGCAGATTATTTCTGATAACTGGAAACCATTAATAAATCTAACGTTAGATCATTATCAGCAGAAATTAACGAACCCAAGTTGGGACCAGGAGCATTTGGTCAACTTTGCTACATATATGCTAAAGAAAATAGGCCTCGAGTAA
- a CDS encoding YeeE/YedE family protein, whose translation MKVQPVSEVRDPIPASNSRLKKPQTALITGGLMIAFILVIYLFATQAIVQPILLVLGLLLGYTLFHARFGFTSAFRRFMSVGNGEAIRSHMVMLAVAVTLFAPILAYGYSFFGAEVSGYVSPVGVSLLVGAFIFGIGMQLGGGCASGTLYAVGGGRSVMFVTLVFFIIGSTIGAMHLPFWTDDLPSFGTISLATSTGLGYGGAWLLSIILFGIITWITFIVERKKQPPKMATVPSAKGWKRILRGSWPLFAAAIVLAVLNALTLMTRGTPWGITSGFALWGSKIAQLLGVDVASWGYWQGENAQSLQASIFADSTTVLNFGVLLGAFIASAAGGLFKFTSLNMKNVTASVIGGLLMGYGARLAFGCNIGAYFGGIASFSLHGYIWGILALGGTFIALYLRPLFGLSVPKSKDSFC comes from the coding sequence GTGAAAGTCCAACCAGTAAGTGAAGTTAGAGACCCTATACCCGCAAGTAATTCTCGTTTAAAGAAACCACAAACAGCACTGATTACAGGTGGCTTGATGATTGCTTTCATACTGGTAATATATTTATTTGCGACTCAAGCAATTGTACAGCCAATTTTGCTAGTACTTGGTTTATTATTAGGCTATACGTTATTCCATGCGCGTTTTGGGTTTACTTCTGCGTTTCGAAGGTTTATGTCAGTAGGCAATGGAGAGGCTATACGTTCACATATGGTAATGCTTGCTGTAGCGGTTACGCTATTTGCACCAATTCTTGCATATGGATATTCTTTTTTTGGTGCTGAAGTAAGCGGCTATGTTTCACCAGTTGGGGTCAGCTTGCTAGTAGGAGCGTTTATTTTTGGAATCGGCATGCAGCTTGGTGGCGGGTGTGCTTCTGGTACCCTATACGCTGTTGGTGGGGGACGATCCGTCATGTTTGTAACATTAGTTTTCTTTATTATTGGCTCAACGATCGGCGCAATGCATCTTCCGTTTTGGACAGATGATTTACCGAGTTTTGGAACTATTTCTTTAGCTACATCAACAGGACTGGGGTATGGTGGTGCATGGCTGCTATCTATCATTTTATTCGGAATCATTACATGGATCACCTTTATCGTAGAGCGAAAAAAACAACCTCCTAAAATGGCTACTGTTCCTTCGGCAAAAGGGTGGAAGCGTATATTACGTGGTTCATGGCCTTTATTTGCAGCGGCAATTGTATTAGCTGTTTTAAACGCACTTACGCTTATGACTCGAGGAACTCCTTGGGGAATTACGTCTGGCTTTGCGCTTTGGGGTTCAAAAATTGCGCAGCTATTAGGTGTAGATGTTGCAAGCTGGGGTTATTGGCAAGGCGAGAATGCTCAATCATTGCAAGCTTCCATTTTTGCTGATTCAACAACTGTACTGAACTTTGGCGTCCTTCTTGGTGCTTTCATCGCCTCTGCTGCTGGTGGTTTATTTAAATTTACAAGCTTAAATATGAAAAACGTCACTGCATCAGTGATAGGTGGTCTATTAATGGGTTATGGAGCTCGATTAGCTTTTGGCTGTAACATCGGAGCGTATTTCGGTGGTATTGCCTCATTTAGCTTACACGGTTATATATGGGGGATACTAGCTTTAGGCGGAACATTTATTGCCTTATATTTACGTCCGTTATTTGGTCTATCTGTACCAAAATCAAAAGATTCGTTTTGTTAA
- a CDS encoding C45 family autoproteolytic acyltransferase/hydolase, with product MQQVYSDIIQYRGKHYDFGYYQGSLLKNSFILPNRKKQWGPIKDRHFIIDHHRIKELLHHYAPGIWEELHGLADALKMNIQEAIQEFGGYYLEYGRSGCSIYTEAHYMVRNYDNAPSTYEGRYLMYQPTDVGYATIGPTMQITGRTDGMNEHGLVMGYNFINRKQSSDGFLCNMIGRIILESCRNVQEAINLLKEIPHRHTFSYVLLDIHGEKKVVEASPRAVVVQESSICTNHFQKLTNENRFRMDDSLRRYRAIEQQSVNVFNPYQAFQMFNRTEYGVFSTKYGAWAGTLHTALYLPKTKNAWFALGGNREPFMFDFDRWLQGRDTNFKRIKGVLSSSEVFVNMKYMA from the coding sequence GTGCAACAAGTATATAGTGATATCATCCAATATCGCGGCAAACATTACGATTTTGGCTATTATCAAGGAAGTCTGCTTAAAAATTCATTCATTCTTCCTAACCGTAAAAAGCAATGGGGACCGATAAAGGATCGTCATTTTATCATTGACCATCATAGAATAAAAGAGCTGTTACACCATTATGCACCAGGTATTTGGGAAGAATTGCATGGGTTAGCGGACGCATTAAAAATGAATATCCAGGAAGCCATTCAAGAATTTGGCGGCTATTATCTGGAATATGGACGCAGTGGTTGTTCGATTTACACGGAGGCTCATTATATGGTACGGAACTATGATAATGCACCATCTACCTATGAAGGACGTTACTTGATGTATCAACCAACAGATGTTGGATACGCCACCATTGGACCTACGATGCAAATCACTGGGCGCACGGATGGGATGAATGAACATGGATTAGTGATGGGCTATAACTTTATTAATCGCAAACAGTCAAGTGATGGATTTTTATGCAATATGATTGGCCGGATTATTTTGGAATCCTGCCGGAATGTTCAAGAAGCAATTAACTTGTTAAAAGAAATTCCACATCGGCATACATTTAGTTATGTATTACTAGATATACATGGAGAAAAGAAGGTTGTTGAAGCCTCTCCACGAGCAGTTGTTGTACAAGAATCTTCTATTTGTACCAACCACTTTCAAAAATTAACCAATGAAAACCGATTCCGAATGGACGATTCGCTTCGACGTTATCGAGCAATTGAACAGCAATCAGTGAACGTTTTTAATCCCTATCAGGCTTTTCAAATGTTTAACCGCACAGAGTACGGTGTTTTTTCTACTAAATACGGAGCTTGGGCGGGAACACTGCATACTGCATTATATTTACCAAAAACGAAAAATGCCTGGTTTGCATTAGGAGGAAATAGAGAACCTTTTATGTTTGACTTTGATCGTTGGCTGCAAGGAAGAGACACAAATTTTAAACGCATAAAAGGTGTGCTTAGCAGTTCAGAAGTTTTTGTAAATATGAAATATATGGCTTAA
- a CDS encoding anthranilate synthase component II: MILMIDNYDSFTFNLVQYIKQLDFEVHVVRNDAITVEEIQHMQPTAIVLSPGPGTPNSAGICLEVVAKLHQQFPILGICLGHQTIAQAFGATIEKAKEPMHGKVSLITHDNRGMFHNLMNPLAVTRYHSLIVNKATIPACLKTSATTKDGVVMALRHKKYPIEGIQAHPEAILSECGIELLKNFFAMKDGLENEAT; the protein is encoded by the coding sequence ATGATCCTTATGATAGATAATTATGATTCATTCACCTTTAATTTAGTCCAATATATCAAACAGCTAGATTTCGAAGTCCATGTCGTAAGAAATGATGCTATTACTGTAGAAGAAATACAACATATGCAGCCAACAGCGATCGTCCTGTCTCCTGGGCCTGGTACGCCAAATTCAGCTGGCATTTGCTTAGAAGTTGTTGCTAAATTACATCAACAATTCCCTATACTTGGAATATGCCTCGGGCATCAAACGATTGCCCAAGCATTTGGCGCTACGATTGAAAAAGCAAAAGAACCAATGCATGGCAAAGTATCCCTCATCACCCATGATAATCGAGGAATGTTTCACAACTTAATGAACCCGCTAGCGGTGACAAGGTATCATTCTTTAATCGTGAACAAAGCCACGATCCCAGCTTGTTTGAAAACAAGTGCAACTACGAAAGATGGAGTAGTAATGGCCCTTCGTCATAAAAAATATCCTATAGAAGGGATTCAAGCTCATCCAGAAGCGATTCTATCAGAATGTGGAATCGAATTGTTAAAGAATTTTTTCGCTATGAAGGATGGTTTAGAAAATGAAGCAACATAA
- the pabB gene encoding aminodeoxychorismate synthase component I produces the protein MKQHNPYLRFDFSNTNPISFTDPITIISTYEQSEVIPCLQAIEQYIQAGYYAAGFLAYEAAPAFDRAFEVHNSDQFPLLWFGIFSEAKPAQKSKARPFTIDEWKLPITASAYKKNINQIKYHIENGDTYQVNYTVPMFSRFAGDTFGYYQRLTASQAANYCAYLHIGSHSILSASPELFFHLQAGLITTKPMKGTAKRGNTLEEDKAIAEWLYQSEKNRAENVMIVDLLRNDLGTIAKPGTVHVPQLFTIERYPTVFQMTSTVTAEVEPDITAIFKALFPCGSITGAPKVNTMKIIHEVETAPRNIYCGAIGYVTPQKEAIFNVPIRTVLIDNVSGEATYGVGGGITWDSTSEEEYEEMLSKTLVLKKQMNDFELLESIRLENGKFSLLDYHLKRMAKSAAFFSYPFEVTKMELKLEQIATQWNTGTYKLRVLLANTGEITSDVQPIKTNLQTLKVKLAQQAIDKSNPFYYHKTTNREMYHTFLQDHPDADDVLLWNAELEVTEFTIGNVVVEMNGAFYTPPVHCGLLPGTFRQHAIEKGMISEKIITIKDLESCSRIWLINSVRGWVPVTLDS, from the coding sequence ATGAAGCAACATAACCCTTATTTACGCTTTGACTTTAGTAATACAAACCCTATTTCATTTACAGATCCAATTACCATTATTTCTACATATGAACAATCTGAAGTAATTCCTTGTCTACAAGCGATTGAACAATATATCCAAGCTGGTTACTATGCAGCAGGATTTCTTGCTTATGAAGCTGCTCCAGCATTTGACCGTGCATTTGAAGTTCACAACAGTGATCAGTTCCCGCTATTATGGTTTGGTATTTTTTCAGAAGCGAAACCAGCTCAAAAATCGAAGGCACGACCTTTTACAATTGATGAATGGAAACTTCCCATAACTGCTTCAGCGTATAAAAAGAATATCAATCAGATTAAATATCATATTGAAAATGGTGATACTTATCAAGTGAATTATACTGTTCCAATGTTCAGCCGTTTTGCTGGTGATACGTTTGGATATTATCAGCGATTAACCGCATCACAAGCAGCGAACTATTGCGCCTATTTACATATTGGCAGTCACTCAATTTTATCTGCTTCACCGGAGTTATTCTTCCATTTGCAAGCTGGTTTGATTACTACCAAACCGATGAAAGGTACAGCAAAAAGAGGGAATACATTAGAGGAGGATAAAGCAATTGCTGAATGGCTGTACCAATCAGAAAAAAATCGAGCTGAAAATGTTATGATTGTTGACCTATTGCGAAATGACCTAGGTACCATTGCGAAACCCGGCACTGTTCATGTTCCTCAATTATTTACGATTGAACGCTATCCAACGGTATTTCAAATGACTTCAACTGTTACAGCAGAAGTAGAACCAGATATTACTGCTATTTTTAAAGCATTATTTCCTTGTGGATCAATTACTGGTGCGCCGAAAGTAAACACAATGAAAATTATCCACGAAGTAGAAACAGCTCCACGTAATATCTACTGCGGAGCCATTGGATATGTGACGCCTCAAAAAGAAGCTATCTTTAATGTGCCAATTCGAACAGTATTGATTGACAATGTTAGTGGTGAGGCCACTTATGGGGTTGGTGGCGGGATTACATGGGACTCTACAAGCGAAGAAGAGTATGAAGAAATGCTGTCTAAAACACTTGTGTTAAAAAAACAGATGAACGACTTTGAACTTTTGGAAAGTATTCGTTTAGAAAACGGAAAATTTTCTTTGCTTGATTATCATTTAAAGCGAATGGCAAAGTCGGCAGCCTTTTTTTCGTATCCATTTGAAGTAACAAAAATGGAATTGAAGTTAGAACAAATTGCTACGCAATGGAATACTGGGACATATAAACTACGTGTTTTATTAGCCAATACAGGTGAGATCACTTCTGATGTACAGCCTATAAAAACAAATCTGCAAACGTTAAAAGTTAAACTCGCGCAACAGGCAATCGATAAAAGCAATCCTTTCTATTATCATAAGACGACTAACCGAGAAATGTATCACACGTTCTTACAAGATCATCCAGATGCAGATGATGTTCTGTTATGGAATGCAGAGTTAGAAGTTACGGAATTTACAATTGGAAATGTCGTGGTAGAAATGAACGGTGCGTTCTACACGCCGCCAGTACATTGCGGGTTATTACCAGGAACCTTCCGTCAACATGCTATTGAAAAAGGAATGATTAGCGAAAAAATCATTACGATTAAGGATTTGGAATCCTGTTCACGTATTTGGCTAATCAATAGTGTTAGGGGATGGGTTCCTGTTACGCTTGACAGTTGA
- a CDS encoding ZIP family metal transporter, which produces MIIDYFLTLHPVIQALIATLFTWGMTALGAALVFTTKNFNQRFMDSMLGFAGGVMIAASFWSLLAPALEMAEANGNTPWIPAAVGFMFGGIFLWGIDKILPHLHPTSPIQEAEGIHPNRKKRSTLLVLAITMHNIPEGLAVGVAFGAIAADLPTATVAGAVALAIGIGIQNFPEGVAVSMPLRREGMSRRRSFMYGQFSGMVEPIAGIIGALAVTFVQPLLPYALSFAAGAMIFVVAEEVIPGSQEQGNRDLASMSLMIGFTVMMILDVALG; this is translated from the coding sequence ATGATCATAGACTATTTTCTTACACTACATCCAGTAATTCAAGCACTGATTGCAACTTTATTTACATGGGGAATGACAGCACTTGGCGCGGCTCTCGTTTTTACAACCAAAAATTTTAATCAACGTTTTATGGACAGCATGTTAGGTTTTGCAGGCGGGGTAATGATTGCAGCTAGCTTTTGGTCGCTATTAGCACCAGCGTTGGAGATGGCTGAAGCAAATGGCAATACGCCATGGATCCCTGCTGCTGTAGGTTTTATGTTTGGTGGGATTTTCCTTTGGGGGATTGATAAAATATTACCCCATTTGCATCCTACTTCACCAATCCAAGAAGCAGAAGGGATTCATCCGAATCGTAAAAAACGAAGTACGCTACTAGTTTTAGCGATTACGATGCATAATATCCCAGAAGGTTTAGCTGTTGGTGTGGCGTTTGGTGCTATTGCAGCAGATCTACCAACAGCAACCGTTGCTGGAGCTGTAGCCTTAGCAATTGGAATCGGGATTCAAAACTTCCCAGAAGGAGTTGCGGTTTCCATGCCACTGCGCAGGGAAGGAATGTCGAGAAGAAGGAGTTTTATGTACGGGCAGTTTTCAGGAATGGTTGAACCAATTGCAGGTATCATAGGAGCTTTGGCTGTAACCTTTGTTCAGCCTTTATTGCCATATGCATTAAGTTTTGCTGCAGGAGCCATGATTTTTGTGGTAGCCGAAGAGGTCATTCCTGGCTCACAAGAACAAGGGAACCGTGATTTAGCCTCCATGAGTTTAATGATTGGCTTTACAGTTATGATGATATTGGATGTTGCACTTGGTTAG
- a CDS encoding TIGR02328 family protein produces MRLWHEKLITKLPRQQLLGQHRECCALRGNGWGKKHATVNYLFYYSPYRLFLYHQLIMDEMKTRGYCVDPLWENPFYRGKACSQHTEDSLYAPEGKAPQKRPIYPEHDEVYLRECIDNLKAKGIHICF; encoded by the coding sequence ATGAGACTTTGGCATGAAAAACTAATTACAAAACTACCGAGACAACAATTATTAGGTCAACATCGAGAATGCTGTGCTTTACGTGGCAATGGCTGGGGGAAAAAGCATGCAACCGTCAATTATTTATTTTACTATTCTCCTTATCGCCTCTTCTTATACCATCAATTGATTATGGATGAAATGAAAACAAGGGGATACTGCGTTGACCCTTTGTGGGAAAATCCATTTTATCGTGGCAAAGCTTGTAGCCAGCATACAGAGGATAGTTTATATGCGCCAGAAGGGAAAGCCCCTCAAAAGCGACCGATCTATCCGGAACATGATGAAGTATATTTACGTGAATGTATCGATAATTTAAAAGCGAAGGGAATTCATATTTGTTTCTAA
- the splB gene encoding spore photoproduct lyase, with the protein MVKPFVPQLVYVEPKALEYPLGKELITKFENMGIEIRKTTSHNQIRNLPGDNHFQRYRVAKSTLVVGLRKTLKFDTSKPSAEYAIPFATGCMGHCHYCYLQTTMGSKPYIRTYVNVEEIFEAAEGYMGERAPEITRFEASCTSDIVGVDHLTHTLKRAIEFFGQSEYGQLRFVTKFAHVDHLLDAKHNGRTRFRFSINDDYIIKYFEPGTSRLHERIEAAVKVAEAGYPLGFIVAPIYLHEGWKSGYHEMFEKLKDMLPEKAKKDMTFELIQHRFTKPAKRVIEKNYPMTKLELDEAKRKYKWGRYGIGKYVYKDEEQADIKATLGGYIEKLFPNAKIEYFT; encoded by the coding sequence ATGGTTAAGCCGTTCGTACCGCAGCTTGTATATGTGGAGCCAAAAGCGTTGGAATACCCTTTAGGAAAAGAGCTTATTACAAAATTTGAAAATATGGGAATTGAAATAAGGAAAACTACCTCTCATAATCAAATTCGTAATTTACCAGGAGACAATCATTTTCAAAGGTATCGTGTAGCTAAATCTACTTTAGTGGTCGGTCTGCGAAAAACATTGAAATTTGACACGTCAAAGCCTTCCGCAGAGTATGCTATTCCGTTTGCAACTGGCTGTATGGGGCATTGTCATTATTGTTATTTACAAACAACAATGGGTAGTAAGCCATATATTCGTACGTATGTTAATGTAGAAGAAATATTTGAAGCTGCCGAGGGGTATATGGGCGAACGTGCTCCTGAAATCACTCGATTTGAAGCATCTTGTACGTCTGATATTGTAGGTGTCGATCATTTGACACATACGTTAAAGCGAGCGATCGAATTTTTTGGACAATCGGAGTATGGACAGTTGCGATTCGTTACCAAATTCGCCCATGTAGACCATTTACTCGACGCAAAGCATAATGGAAGAACGCGCTTTCGCTTCAGTATTAATGATGATTACATTATTAAATATTTTGAACCTGGCACGTCACGACTTCATGAACGAATAGAAGCAGCAGTGAAAGTGGCAGAAGCTGGCTATCCATTAGGATTTATTGTAGCGCCAATTTACTTACATGAAGGCTGGAAGTCCGGTTACCACGAGATGTTTGAAAAACTAAAAGATATGCTACCAGAAAAAGCGAAAAAAGATATGACTTTTGAACTGATTCAGCATCGTTTTACAAAGCCAGCTAAACGGGTTATTGAAAAAAATTACCCGATGACAAAGCTGGAGTTAGATGAAGCGAAAAGAAAATATAAGTGGGGACGTTACGGAATCGGCAAATATGTATACAAAGATGAGGAGCAGGCTGATATAAAAGCAACATTAGGTGGATATATCGAAAAGCTTTTCCCTAACGCAAAAATAGAGTATTTTACGTGA
- a CDS encoding transcriptional regulator SplA domain-containing protein — translation MEVNDNFQPGEVVYIIIRNPHAQNVAHIQQAAVVENPERQNELALFVYETYYPLTEEVAVYKSADEAEAAYATAFGVPDQEGYYG, via the coding sequence ATGGAAGTGAATGATAACTTTCAACCAGGCGAAGTAGTTTATATCATTATTCGCAATCCACATGCTCAAAATGTTGCCCATATTCAACAAGCTGCAGTCGTTGAAAACCCGGAACGCCAAAATGAGCTGGCACTATTTGTTTATGAAACGTATTATCCTTTAACGGAGGAAGTAGCGGTATATAAATCTGCCGATGAGGCAGAAGCAGCTTACGCGACTGCGTTCGGTGTCCCAGATCAGGAAGGTTATTATGGTTAA
- a CDS encoding phosphoenolpyruvate hydrolase family protein: MLTRKEIMQRFNQQINQGNILLGVGAGTGITAKSSEAGGADMLIIYNSGRYRMAGRGSLAGLLSYGDANQIVVEMGSEVLPVVKDTPVLAGVNGTDPFRVMEVFLKQLKDQGFSGVQNFPTVGLIDGIFRQNLEETGMGYDLEVEMIRKAHELDMLTTPYVFDEEQAKKMAAAGADMLVAHMGLTTKGTIGAKTALTLDDAVERIQKIVDAGKSVNPDITAICHGGPIAEPDDAAYVIKRVDGIVGFFGASSIERFAAEKGIKEQAEAFKQIRN; this comes from the coding sequence ATGTTAACTAGAAAAGAGATCATGCAACGATTTAATCAGCAAATCAATCAAGGTAATATTTTGCTTGGAGTTGGAGCTGGTACTGGAATTACTGCCAAAAGCAGTGAAGCTGGTGGAGCAGATATGTTAATTATCTATAATTCTGGTCGCTACCGCATGGCAGGTCGTGGTTCTTTAGCAGGGCTGCTTTCTTATGGAGATGCGAACCAAATAGTAGTAGAAATGGGAAGTGAAGTACTTCCAGTTGTCAAAGATACTCCTGTTCTTGCAGGTGTTAATGGGACAGATCCATTCCGAGTGATGGAAGTATTTTTAAAGCAGCTGAAAGATCAAGGCTTTAGTGGGGTACAAAATTTTCCTACTGTAGGCTTAATTGATGGTATTTTTCGTCAAAATCTAGAGGAGACTGGCATGGGTTATGATTTAGAAGTAGAGATGATACGCAAAGCTCACGAGCTGGATATGCTTACTACTCCTTATGTATTTGATGAAGAACAGGCTAAAAAAATGGCTGCTGCTGGAGCAGATATGCTCGTAGCGCATATGGGGTTAACGACTAAAGGTACCATTGGTGCCAAAACAGCCCTAACATTAGATGATGCGGTAGAACGGATTCAAAAAATTGTTGATGCGGGTAAGTCCGTTAACCCAGATATTACAGCTATTTGTCACGGCGGTCCAATCGCTGAACCAGACGATGCAGCTTATGTGATTAAAAGAGTCGACGGTATTGTTGGGTTCTTTGGCGCTTCCAGCATTGAACGCTTTGCCGCAGAAAAAGGAATTAAGGAACAAGCAGAGGCATTTAAACAAATTCGTAATTAG
- a CDS encoding Tm-1-like ATP-binding domain-containing protein yields the protein MTNTIALAGTFDTKGKEFLYVKELIESLGFQVLTIHTGVFTPQFEPDISNEAIFQAAGENMQAIVTAKDRAKATLALSKGMEVLLPKLYEAGKFAGVLSFGGSGGTSIVTPGMRALPIGVPKVMVSTVASGNIAHYVGTSDIMMYPSIVDVAGLNQISTKIFTNAVFAIAGMLQFKNDQEIEKKPLIAATMFGLTTPCINYAKEYVEKQGYEMLVFHATGVGGRTMESLIEDGFIEGVLDITTTEWADELVGGVLAAGPNRLEAAAKNHIPQVVSVGAMDMVNFGPFETVPEKFSGRKFYKHNPTVTLMRTSVDENKQIGKVIANKLNLAHGSTALILPLKGLSGLDVEGQPFYGPEEDQMLFHTLKENVDQTKVQVIELEQAINDRAFAEAAAEKLIQLIEKKKGVN from the coding sequence TTGACAAATACGATTGCTTTAGCAGGAACGTTTGATACAAAAGGGAAAGAGTTTTTGTATGTCAAAGAACTTATTGAATCTTTAGGGTTTCAAGTATTGACGATCCACACAGGTGTATTTACGCCTCAATTTGAACCGGATATTTCTAATGAAGCGATCTTTCAAGCTGCTGGAGAAAATATGCAAGCAATTGTAACTGCAAAAGATCGTGCAAAAGCAACACTTGCTCTGTCTAAAGGAATGGAAGTTTTATTACCGAAGCTCTATGAAGCTGGAAAATTTGCCGGAGTGCTTTCTTTTGGAGGATCAGGAGGGACCTCTATTGTTACTCCTGGGATGAGAGCATTGCCAATTGGAGTTCCAAAAGTGATGGTGTCAACGGTTGCTTCTGGTAATATAGCACATTATGTTGGGACAAGCGATATTATGATGTATCCATCTATTGTTGATGTGGCTGGATTAAATCAAATATCTACAAAGATATTTACCAATGCTGTTTTCGCAATTGCTGGAATGTTGCAATTTAAAAATGATCAAGAAATAGAAAAGAAACCACTTATTGCGGCCACCATGTTTGGCTTAACCACACCTTGTATTAATTATGCAAAGGAGTATGTGGAGAAACAAGGCTATGAAATGCTCGTTTTTCATGCAACTGGAGTTGGCGGGAGAACAATGGAAAGCCTTATTGAGGATGGATTTATTGAAGGTGTACTGGATATAACTACAACAGAATGGGCTGATGAGCTAGTTGGTGGTGTTTTAGCGGCTGGTCCAAATCGATTGGAAGCAGCAGCGAAAAATCATATTCCACAAGTAGTTTCTGTTGGCGCTATGGATATGGTTAACTTTGGACCTTTTGAAACCGTTCCCGAAAAATTTTCAGGTCGCAAGTTTTACAAGCATAATCCAACTGTGACGTTAATGCGCACAAGTGTGGACGAGAATAAGCAAATTGGAAAAGTCATTGCTAATAAATTAAATCTGGCACATGGTAGTACTGCTTTAATCCTTCCTTTAAAAGGGTTATCTGGACTAGATGTAGAAGGGCAACCATTTTATGGACCTGAAGAAGATCAAATGTTATTTCATACATTAAAAGAAAACGTAGATCAAACAAAAGTACAAGTAATTGAATTGGAGCAGGCGATAAATGACCGAGCTTTTGCAGAAGCAGCTGCAGAGAAATTAATTCAATTAATTGAAAAGAAAAAAGGAGTGAACTAA